One Ostreibacterium oceani genomic window carries:
- a CDS encoding TolB family protein produces the protein MPIVIRNNANAVDSNGIAGNNGSYAPSISADGRYVAFHSGATNLVAGDTNGNLDIFVHDTQTGVTTRVSVDSSGVEGDDYSQIPSISADGRYVAFYSDATNLVTGDTNGAQDIFVHDTQTGVTTRFSVDSNDLESNNGSYNPSISADGRYVAFDSFATNLVADDTNGRRDVFSTATNFAVASTTENIPSTSVMGLLSLMTGVVAFGLIRRRKSIK, from the coding sequence ATGCCCATTGTAATTCGTAATAATGCAAATGCCGTTGATAGTAATGGTATAGCGGGTAATAATGGTTCATATGCCCCTTCGATATCGGCTGATGGGCGCTACGTTGCTTTTCACTCAGGTGCAACAAACTTGGTCGCGGGGGATACGAATGGGAATCTTGATATCTTCGTACACGATACACAAACGGGCGTCACCACGCGTGTCAGCGTTGACAGTAGCGGTGTAGAGGGCGATGATTATTCACAAATCCCTTCGATTTCTGCTGATGGGCGCTACGTTGCTTTTTACTCAGATGCAACAAACTTGGTCACGGGAGATACGAATGGTGCTCAAGATATCTTCGTACACGATACACAAACGGGCGTCACCACGCGTTTCAGTGTCGATAGCAACGATTTAGAGAGCAATAATGGTTCATATAATCCTTCGATTTCTGCTGATGGGCGCTACGTTGCTTTTGACTCATTTGCAACAAACTTAGTCGCGGATGATACGAATGGAAGAAGAGATGTCTTCTCTACGGCGACGAACTTCGCGGTAGCCTCAACAACAGAGAATATTCCATCGACGAGTGTTATGGGGTTA
- a CDS encoding DoxX family membrane protein — MGINFLGHGLVRFTKLDGFRDWMITTFQDSLIPTFAVTVWGSVLPFLEFGIGLLLILGLFTYRASSAGAIVIIILLFGSTLIENWEWAGMQMIYALFFYFLISNVEKNSWSIDNLINK; from the coding sequence ATGGGCATTAATTTTTTAGGTCATGGATTAGTTCGTTTTACAAAATTAGACGGCTTTAGAGATTGGATGATCACTACATTTCAAGACAGTTTAATACCAACTTTTGCCGTTACAGTTTGGGGAAGTGTATTACCTTTTTTGGAATTTGGAATTGGATTATTATTAATCTTGGGATTATTCACTTATCGAGCAAGTAGTGCAGGAGCGATAGTAATCATTATTCTTTTATTTGGTTCAACATTAATAGAAAATTGGGAATGGGCAGGAATGCAGATGATTTACGCCCTATTCTTTTACTTTTTAATATCCAATGTAGAAAAAAATAGTTGGTCAATTGATAATTTAATTAATAAGTAA